Part of the Acidobacteriota bacterium genome is shown below.
GAGCAGCGCCTGGGTGTTGTAGATCACCAGGTCCGGTCCCAGCAGGTCCTCCACCACGTCCAGCAACGCCGGGTCGGCGGCATGCTCCATGAACAGGGGAATGTGGCGGTGAGGGTAGCGAATCTGGTAGACGAACTTCTTCCGCTCGGTACCCCGGCCCAGGTCCGCTCCTTGCGATACCGGCTCCCAGCGAATCAACTCCGGAGGATAGGGCACCTGGCCGCCGGCGATGGCGTCGATGGCCTCGCCGATCCGCCGGACCCGGCCCACATCCAGAAAGGGGCCGAACCCCAGGTAGCCTTCATTCCGGAAGAAGCTTTGCTGTTCGGGTGTCAGTCTCTTCACACCGGAGCTCCCTGGCTCATGCCGCCGCAAGACAGCCGGCGCCGTGTGCCGACCGGGTCGGATTTCAACAGATGCTGTGGAAAAAGCTGTGCAAAACGCCCGTTGAATTGACGCAACTGCAAAGAAAACCGCGTTTGGAGCAGATTGCACTGCTCCGTGTTCACAGCCCTTGTTCAGGAACCGTTCCGGATCCAGTTCCTGGCCTCTTCATGCCCGCGAAAGGTCTGCTCTTCCTCCCGAAACTGCCGGGAGTGGGGGTTCCTGACATCGAAAAAGGAGCGGGCCAGAAGCTTGGCGTGCAGCATCTCGTGAAAGAGAACATAGCGCACCACCACTTCCGGAACCCTGGGGTGGTCCAGCCACCGGCTGAGCGTGATGCTCCGGTGAGACGGATCGAAGTGTCCCAGAATCCTGCGACTCTTCCTCAAGCTCCACCCCAGCCGGACAGGAGGCAGGCGCCCCTTGAAGTACTCGCGGTTGAGATCGTCGAACAGGTCCGTCAGGTGGTAACGGTTGCCCTCGGGGCCGGCCAGCAGCTTGCGCCCGCGCTTTCGCCGGGAGGCCCGGTCCTTTCGCCTCATCTCGGGAGAATTGCTGAACTCCCGATAGGCTGCCCGAGCCGCCCGGGGCACCTCATGGCGGTACAGCTTGGCCAGCAGAATGGAGGCCAACGCCTCCATGACCGGCGCCGGCGCCCGCCTGAAGAGATCGCTGAGCCGAACCAGGAGCCGGCCCTGCCGGAGTCGAACGGTGTGGTTGATCCCCACGAAGCGATAATACTCAACCCCGATCGACGGGCAGGGTTGTTCTCGTTCAAGCCCGTGGTAGGCCTCGGCAAAGATCCGGCCGATCTGCGACAGGGTCAAGCCCCCGCGGCCGATGTTCCGCTCAGGCTGCGTGTTCATCTTCCCTCACGGCCTGGCCCGGCGCTTTGGCGGCCCCTCCTCGTCAATGACTCCGCCTGCCAGCTCAATGGTCTCCTCCAACGCCTCGTCCAGATCCGACAGAATGTCGGCAACCTCCTCCGCCAATCGACTTTCGCTTCCTTCCACTCGATCCAGCCTGAGGGCGAGCCAGCCGTCGAACTCGGTCAGGGTTTTCCGCAGTTTCTTCAACGACTTGCGGAACTTCTTGGTGTTCATGCGTATGAGCCGACCCGTTTCCAAATCCCAAACACTGAGAGGCCGATCCAGGGGATAGCCGTCCAGATTGGTCTCGATGTCCTCCAGGCACATCGCCACTTCCTTCATCCATCCCCTGAAGGAAAGGGAACGGGCAGGCTCAGCCGATTCTTTTCCCCGGCGCCGGGATTGGGCTCGGGAACCGCCATCCCCACCCTCGGAAGCCTCCCAACTGGCCATGGCGCCCTCCATGCGGCGCTTGAAAATGTCGTTCAGAACCGACATCCGCTGGTGGGGCTTCTGAGAATCTCGAACCTTTTCGATCTCCTCGGGAGTGAGATAGTCGACGGTGCGGGCATGGAGCCCGCCGGAAACCGGCAGCAGCACGGCCCAGGCCGCCACCGCGGCTGCCCAGGCGGGCCAACGGTTCCAATGTCGCCGGAAAAAATCGGCACGCACGCGATGGATTCCTGTTCTCATGGTCTCACTCGATCCGGCATGGGGAAGGATCCCCGTCCGTCCCCTTCCGAACGGACCCGGCAGACCCTCCATTGGAACGGCCGGTGTTGTCGGGTCCGAACAGCGCTGCAATCATGTGCCGCTTGACCGCTTCGGCGCAGGCGATGGTGCGGTCGATCACCTGTTGCCGGTCGAAGGGGTAGAGATCCCTCAGGTCGGTCAGTTGCCGCAACTGCTTTCGCAGGGATATTTCCAGGTGCTTGAAACCGCCGGGCTTGCGCTGAGGGTCCCGTTGCGAATCCTTCAGGACCCGCTCGGCCCGGCCGACGGCGCCGGCATACCGCTCCAGCATGCGGTCGGCGTCGGAATAGAGGCCCCTCCGCACCCTGCGGCTGACGAATTCCAAGTCGATGGCCGACATTTTGATCAGGATCTTTACCTTCTTGACGGTGTTTCCCTGTCGCTTCAGCTTGGCCTGCTGGCCCTGGTACTGGCGCTCCAGCTTGGTGTCGCGGGCAAGGACTGGACTTGCCAGGGACAGGATCATCAGGTAAGCCAAAAGAGACCAGACCCAACTGCAGCACGGCAGCCTCGGCTTGCGTACACCGCGGCCGCGCCCGTCGGGGCGGGGCGCGCCGCACATGGTGGCCATCGCTTTCAAGTCACCTTCTCCCTGCCCTCTTCTTCAGGCCCTTCAACCTCTGACGAACCTGAAAGCTCTCCCGGTCGTGCCGCCCCTGGTCCAACTCGAGAAACTTCTCGTACGGCGGGATGGCCTTACCATAGTGCCCCAGCCTGTCGTAGGCAACTCCCAGGTAAAAGTAGGTCATTGCCTCCTCCGGCTGCAGTTCCCGATAGCGGTCCAGCAGCGGAATGGCCCGGCCGAAATCTTCCTGCTTCAGGAAAATGGCGGCGAGCTTGTTGTAACACTGGGCGCAGTCGGCGTCCAGATGCAGGGCCTGAGCCAGCCTCTTCCCGGCAGGTTCCAGCCGGCCGGATTGCAGATGGAGCGATCCCAGCAGAAAATACCATTCGGGATTGGCCGATCCGGGCAGCCCCTTTTCCAACAGGGTAACGGCCTCGTCAAACTGCTCCAGGCGAATATGGAGCTTGACGATCTGCAGCGAGAGCTTCTCCCTCCGCGCTGGGTCGGGTTGCCGCTCCAGTGCGATTTCAAGTGACTGGATGCCCCGGTCGTAGTCCTTCCGATCCACCCGCATCCAACCGATGGTCTCGTGCAATTCCGGTCCCGCCGAGGGATCGGCCGCCAGGCGCTCCAAGTAGACCAGGGCCTTATCCTCCTGACCCATCTCCAGGTAAAGGGCCGCCAACTGGCGGTCGCTCGCTTCCATGTCCGTCGCATGGGGACGGGAGGCCATGACGTGCCTGGCGGCTCCGGCATAGTCCTTTTTCCCGAGATAGACAGAGACCAGCGCCGCGTGGATGACGGCTTGCTCATCCCCGTCCCGGGCCAGATCCAGCGCCTGCTTGTAGCTGGTTTCCGCTTCCGTCAGGTGGTCCCGCAAGCGATGGACCTCTCCCGTCAGGAATAAGGGCCGCCAGCTTTCCGGACTCAAGGCCTTGGCTCGCTCAAAATGAACAAGGGCCTGACCCGGGTTCTTGCGGTTGAACCAGATGACCCCCAGGTTCATCTCCGCCTCCCACAGGTCGGGGTCGTTCTTCAGGGCTTCGCGGTAGGAGCCGATGGCTTCCTGAGCCTGGCCGGCTTCGTACTGGGACAGCCCCAGGCCAAACCAGGCCACGGAATTGTGAGGATCCTCGATCAGGGCCAACTGGTAGGCCGAGATGGCTTGCAGGAACTCCCGGGCCCGGCGGTGACCCTCGGCCAGGCCGAGATAGTCCAGCTCGGCTTCTTCCGGCTCGATCGCCTCCTCGGCTGCTTTTCCGGGGACCGGGGGATGCAGGACCGGACCGCCGGCGCTGGGGCCGGCTGGAAAAGCCCAAGTCGCCAGGATCGTCCAGAGGCAAAACAGCACGGCCAGAGGCGCCGGCGGCAAGGGCCACCGTCCCTGTCTGTGGACGCGTATCGCCATTCAATGCACCCTTTGGCCGTTTCCGGCAAGCACTTCCTTCAGGAACCGGCCCGTGTGGCTCCCCTTGGCGACTGCCACCCGCTCGGGGGGACCGGCGACCACCACGGTGCCGCCCTGATCGCCTCCCTCCGGTCCCAGGTCGATGATCCAGTCGGCCGTCTTGATCACATCCAGGTTGTGCTCGATGACCAGGATGGTAGCCCCGGCCCGAACCAGGCGGCGAAAAGCCCGCAACAGCTTGTGGACATCGTCGAAATGCAGACCGGTGGTGGGTTCGTCGAACAGGTAGAGCGCGTGCTTGCCCACTTGGCGGGAGAGGTGAAAGGCCAGCTTGATTCGCTGGGCTTCCCCGCCCGAGAGCGTGGTGGCCGATTGTCCCAGCCGGAGGTAGCCGAGCCCCACGTCCTCCAACACCCTCAGTTTCCTGGTCAGCCGGGGGACGGCTGAGAAAAAGCTCATGGCCTCCCGCACCGTCATCTGCAGCACTTCGTGGATATTCTTGCCTTTGTAGCGCACCTCCAGCAAGCTCGATTTGAAACGAGTTCCCTTGCATTCCTCGCACACCAGTTCCACGTCGGCCAGAA
Proteins encoded:
- a CDS encoding SprT-like domain-containing protein, producing MNTQPERNIGRGGLTLSQIGRIFAEAYHGLEREQPCPSIGVEYYRFVGINHTVRLRQGRLLVRLSDLFRRAPAPVMEALASILLAKLYRHEVPRAARAAYREFSNSPEMRRKDRASRRKRGRKLLAGPEGNRYHLTDLFDDLNREYFKGRLPPVRLGWSLRKSRRILGHFDPSHRSITLSRWLDHPRVPEVVVRYVLFHEMLHAKLLARSFFDVRNPHSRQFREEEQTFRGHEEARNWIRNGS
- a CDS encoding tetratricopeptide repeat protein, with translation MAIRVHRQGRWPLPPAPLAVLFCLWTILATWAFPAGPSAGGPVLHPPVPGKAAEEAIEPEEAELDYLGLAEGHRRAREFLQAISAYQLALIEDPHNSVAWFGLGLSQYEAGQAQEAIGSYREALKNDPDLWEAEMNLGVIWFNRKNPGQALVHFERAKALSPESWRPLFLTGEVHRLRDHLTEAETSYKQALDLARDGDEQAVIHAALVSVYLGKKDYAGAARHVMASRPHATDMEASDRQLAALYLEMGQEDKALVYLERLAADPSAGPELHETIGWMRVDRKDYDRGIQSLEIALERQPDPARREKLSLQIVKLHIRLEQFDEAVTLLEKGLPGSANPEWYFLLGSLHLQSGRLEPAGKRLAQALHLDADCAQCYNKLAAIFLKQEDFGRAIPLLDRYRELQPEEAMTYFYLGVAYDRLGHYGKAIPPYEKFLELDQGRHDRESFQVRQRLKGLKKRAGRR